The Hermetia illucens chromosome 2, iHerIll2.2.curated.20191125, whole genome shotgun sequence genomic interval GATTTCGATTTCGACAAAAAACACCCAATGTTATTACCTCGTAAGCACCCTTTCGTTTATTTGCTTTTTGAGCAGGAACATTCAAGGCTCCTTCACGCTGGTTCACGCTTCTATTATCTTGTATACGAGAGCGATATTGGCCCTTAGATGGACGTAGCACTGCCCGAAAGGTTGTGCATGATTGCGTAAAATGCACTAGAGCTAGCCCTACTGCCTTCGTTCCTCTAATGGGTCATTTACCTCGCGATCGTGTCACTCCAAACTCTCCATTCTATATTACTGGTGTAGATTACGTTGGACCATTTCTGATAAAGGACAGAAAGGGCCGTCGCTGCAAGACATCTAAGTGCTGGGTGGCGGTATTTATTTGCTTTGCTAGTCGCGCTATTCACCTAGACCTCGTAACGGAACTCAGTTCCGACTGCTTCATATTggctttgcgccattttgcgTCCCGCTGGGGAATGCCTGCCAAAATCTACTCCGATAACGGAACCGGTTTTGTCGGCGCGAATTCGGAATTGCGTGATTCAGGTCAGTTTTTGAAGGAGAACGAAAAATTCTTAAATCAACATTTCACCATTGAAAGGTTCAACTGGAAATTTATACCAGCCTACTCTCCGCATTTCGGTGGTTTGTGGGAAGCAGGGGTGAAATCCGCTAAGCATCACCTCAAAAGAGTCATGGGCAACGCGCTATTCACATTCGAAGAGTTTTACAGTTTGTTGGCACAAATCGGCGCAATACTGAATTCCCGACCTTTAACCCCACTCTCCTCCGACCCGCTTGACCCATATCCACTGACCCCTGCACATCTGCTCATTGGGCGCTCACTGACTACTGTGCCAGACCCCGATGTCACGCATTTGCCAGAATCTCGCCTATCCAGGTATCAAAGGATTCAGCAGGTGCAGCAGAACTTCTGGTCGCGCTGGTCGAAGGAGTACATCACCGAGCTGCAGCACAGAGGCAAGTGGCGCTCCCAAGCCTCGACCTGGATTCGCAAGGGTATGGTAGTCCTAATCAAAGACGACCATCTCCCTTCCATGAAATGGCAGATTGGTGTCGTCACAGTGCTGCATCCAGGTTGCGACAACATCGTTCGAGTAGCGTCGTTGCAGACCAAGAAGGGCATAATCAAGAGAACAGTCGCTCGCCTATGTCCCTTACCTGTAGAGCCGTCTCCCCTCTGCGAAGTTCAACAATCAGCAGACGACATCTCATCATAACtttgatttttgtttgcctTCTTGATGTCATGTACCTTATGCTATTTTGAAACGgccgattttttttgtattacttACTTCCATGCATTATGTACGTATATACTTTTGACTTTTGCAATTTACTTAGCCTAACTATTAATCTATTCATTTGTGTTAATATATTCttcctttcatttgttttcgcTATGTTaaaaaattcacattttttaAAGCCGGGAGTATGTTTGcgcatatttgaatttgaaccaGACGCACGCTTCCTTGTGGCGCAATGATCGCCGGAAGGCGCTCGCTGCGCCGTGAGTTTACTTAACGCTATGCCAGCTCTCCGAAGGAAAAGGCATCTTTTCCTCTCCGCCATACCACCGGCCTAAAGCATTTTTCCGTAGCTGTTAATTCTGTTTTAATAAACGAAGTTTTTAAGTTTATACCGGTATTTTCCTTGCCTCCAAGCCAACCTACATACAGTCCACTATTCCTACCTAACAATGACTGGCGAGTGTTATGTAGCATCTGGTCAATCTCAGCAGCGCCATAACATCACCGCGAGGCGGCCTTCATTACCTTTAATAGCCGGCCAACATTCCGAACCAAagagggcgacagggtggaTGACACTACGATAATTTTAAATTGAGATGTCCGTTGATGCCAGTTTTGAACAGCAATTTGATAACGCAGTTCACAATTGACAGAGAGTGTtggtccgagatatttaaatccttCAGTCTTTGGCAGGTAGTTGCCAATAACAGGGATAGTGCCTGTTTGATGGGGTTAGGTCTTTCTATATTTTAGATTCAGTTTCAGCTCGCGCTGCATGAAGCGCTCGTTTGTTTTTTGGGACAAGTTGAGATCAAACTTGCTACCGTACTCTGCATCATAAAAGCTTACAGGTGATCGTAAACCTTTCGATAGTCCTCTCCTTATCTGCAAGGCTGAACACTTGAACATTCAGATATGCACTGCCCCTCCAAATGAAAGCGAAATATCTTTTAACCGCCTGGGGTCATTCTGGAGCAATATCCGTAATTGAGATATACACTCCACTTGATTTTGGTCGTTCATGATGAAGTTTTCATCTGCTTCAAGAAGGAGTGTATATGGAGTAGCCTACGTAGGAGGGCAATGTTGTGTTGTAAAATGTTACatactgcatcgaggtaaaatctcaaaggagtTTGAAGTACAAAGCCGAGTTCtgcagggttgcattttgtcaccgtaACTTTTTCTTCTCATTGCTGGTGACGCCTTCCATATTGGCTGGGACCCTGCACGTGAAAAGGTTCAATGAactattttcaatgaagtgaagttagttatgattttaatgtttaaaactgccgcaaggtgactctggtggtatgggataattgagtataaatagtcgttcgttcgatcaaggagtcatttcagtttcaatcgtcattgaagttccaagtaaaactcaaagaaaaaagcatggaagggagtcaaaaacgtctactttttctatatgaatttaaacttggtcacaacgcagcggaggcaaccagaaacatttgcagagcatttggagctgacgcagcaaacgaacgaacgacacagcggtggttcgaaaaattccgatcaggcgacatgaccctccaaagtgaacctcgtggacacccaggaccatcgatcgacaacgacgagttgcgtttgatagtggaatctgatccccgatcatcgattcgtgacattgcagagaaaataggcgtacactattcgacagtatctcggcacttacaacagcttggaaaggtgaagaagcttgataagtgggttccgcatgaactcaacgagcaaaacatggcgctgcgaatggaaatatccagttctctactcaaccgcaacaggaacaatccctttttgcgcagaatagtgacatgcgatgaaaagtggatattgtacgacaaccgtcgcagatcagcgcaatggctagatgccgatcagcctccacaacacatgccaaaaccgagccttcacccgaagaaggtaatggtaactgtttggtggtctgcatctggaattattcattattcgtttttggagcgtggtgaaacaattaatgcagagaaatattgtgcccaacttgatgaaatgcacgagaaattacgtgttcagcggcctagattggtcaacagagatggagtgatactgctccatgataacgcccgacctcatgtttccagaatgacgatccaaaaattaaatgaattacgatatgagactcttcctcatccaccatattcacccgacctctcgccaaccgactaccacttttttaagcatttggatcactttttggcggggaaacaattcagc includes:
- the LOC119648636 gene encoding uncharacterized protein LOC119648636; protein product: MGHLPRDRVTPNSPFYITGVDYVGPFLIKDRKGRRCKTSKCWVAVFICFASRAIHLDLVTELSSDCFILALRHFASRWGMPAKIYSDNGTGFVGANSELRDSGQFLKENEKFLNQHFTIERFNWKFIPAYSPHFGGLWEAGVKSAKHHLKRVMGNALFTFEEFYSLLAQIGAILNSRPLTPLSSDPLDPYPLTPAHLLIGRSLTTVPDPDVTHLPESRLSRYQRIQQVQQNFWSRWSKEYITELQHRGKWRSQASTWIRKGMVVLIKDDHLPSMKWQIGVVTVLHPGCDNIVRVASLQTKKGIIKRTVARLCPLPVEPSPLCEVQQSADDISS